From Drosophila yakuba strain Tai18E2 chromosome 2L, Prin_Dyak_Tai18E2_2.1, whole genome shotgun sequence, one genomic window encodes:
- the LOC120320579 gene encoding uncharacterized protein LOC120320579: MPRSRIKRAARKRYADAVESDAEHESDRDSTSEVGSPTPTPNSENNLLTILESQTRHFSELLKQVQNSQRDPKNSNAVVLPKFNPERSGSDAQSWCSTVDYIFSENQLDGSALVMTLSKSLEGSASHWLSQTCFPGITWTQFRELFLQHFAGTETLAAAVMNLLQGCPTEGECLSLYGSRMVTSLMARWKSLSVEQIAVSVALAHAAGIDRRLRRLVFTTNIDTRNELQQELKAYSFDARPSQHSNNTSAPPGKRAKLYSHIKCHNCGKTGHKKAECRSKPLADYTQQPGQQRPGYMGGRDRSSVTCYKCGKDGHVSTVCPDRQERSSSNKTHIVKEVNICTVLEPVGTVSQSGESFQFCFDSGAECSLIKEAASQRLSGTRISSVVILKGIGSNTVCSTLQILANVMISERSFEILFHVVLNDYIKYDALIGRDILSQGIGVTITSKALTMFNEKSILPIEVSECNPDLATVDTDVHGSDRDQLLSILQEYSGSFISGIPQSRVSTGQLEIRLIDQNKTVQRRPYRLSVDEKAKVRHLIQQLLESNIIRPSYSPFASPMLLVRKKNGTDRLCVDYRELNANTVSEKYPLPLISDQIARLSGARFFQLYRHGKRVSPDPNSPEFN, encoded by the coding sequence ATGCCTCGCTCCCGAATTAAACGCGCGGCCAGAAAACGTTACGCTGACGCGGTGGAAAGCGATGCAGAACACGAAAGTGATCGCGAttcgacatcagaagtgggatcgcCTACTCCTACTCCCaatagtgaaaataatttactgACAATTTTGGAGTCGCAAACTCGCCATTTTTCTGAACTGTTAAAACAAGtgcaaaactcacaaagaGACCCAAAAAACTCAAATGCTGTCGTATTGCCAAAGTTTAATCCCGAACGCTCAGGCTCAGACGCTCAATCCTGGTGCTCAACGGtggattatatattttccgaAAATCAACTGGACGGCAGCGCTCTTGTGATGACCCTCAGCAAGTCGCTGGAAGGGAGCGCGTCCCATTGGCTATCTCAGACGTGCTTCCCTGGCATAACATGGACTCAGTTCCGagaattatttttgcaacattttgcgggAACAGAGACATTAGCTGCAGCGGTTATGAATCTGCTACAAGGATGCCCTACGGAAGGAGAGTGCCTGTCATTATACGGAAGCCGAATGGTTACTTCGCTTATGGCCAGGTGGAAGTCGCTGAGTGTGGAACAAATTGCAGTCTCCGTTGCGCTGGCACATGCAGCTGGAATTGACAGGCGTTTGAGGCGTTTAGTTTTTACCACCAATATCGACACTCGGAACGAATTACAACAAGAACTTAAAGCTTATTCGTTTGATGCTAGACCGAGCCAGCATTCCAACAATACATCAGCGCCGCCAGGAAAACGAGCTAAGCTCTATTCTCACATCAAGTGTCATAATTGCGGAAAAACCGGCCACAAAAAGGCGGAGTGTCGCTCAAAACCATTGGCAGATTATACCCAGCAACCCGGCCAACAACGCCCTGGTTACATGGGAGGAAGAGATCGGTCTTCTGTGACCTGCTACAAGTGCGGAAAAGATGGACACGTTTCTACTGTGTGTCCTGATCGTCAGGAGCGTTCGTCATCTAACAAAACCCATATCGTAAAAGAAGTCAACATCTGTACTGTCCTTGAGCCCGTTGGAACTGTATCGCAATCTGGTGAGTCGTTCCAATTCTGCTTCGATTCCGGAGCTGAATGCTCACTCATCAAAGAAGCCGCCTCGCAGAGACTATCCGGAACTAGAATAAGCAGCGTAGTCATTTTAAAGGGTATTGGTAGTAATACTGTTTGTAGCACTTTACAGATACTGGCAAATGTTATGATTAGTGAACgttcatttgaaatattgtttcATGTAGTGTTAAATGATTACATCAAGTATGACGCTCTGATTGGTCGAGATATTCTGAGCCAGGGAATCGGCGTGACAATTACATCAAAGGCCCTTACTATGTTTAACGAAAAATCTATATTACCCATTGAAGTTTCTGAATGCAATCCTGATTTGGCTACTGTTGACACCGACGTGCATGGATCTGATAGAGACCAATTGTTATCAATTTTGCAAGAATATTCGGGTTCATTTATTAGTGGAATTCCACAAAGCCGTGTGTCTACAGGACAGCTAGAAATTCGCTTGATCGACCAAAATAAGACGGTTCAAAGACGCCCGTATAGGTTGAGTGTAGACGAAAAGGCAAAAGTTCGGCATCTAATTCAACAGCTGTTAGAATCAAACATTATAAGACCTAGTTATTCCCCCTTTGCGAGCCCTATGTTGCTTGTTCGAAAGAAAAATGGTACAGACCGCCTCTGTGTGGATTATAGGGAGCTTAATGCAAATACAGTCTCGGAGAAATATCCATTGCCGCTTATTTCAGATCAGATCGCTAGGCTGAGTGGTGCCAGGTTTTTTCAGTTGTATAGACATGGCAAGCGGGTTTCACCAGATCCCAATTCACCCGAATTCAATTGA